The proteins below are encoded in one region of Belonocnema kinseyi isolate 2016_QV_RU_SX_M_011 chromosome 3, B_treatae_v1, whole genome shotgun sequence:
- the LOC117170052 gene encoding adhesive plaque matrix protein-like yields MRDGSTHIGHVQEYPYWMVPVFLRNHEQPFLMNKVVANSHRYGTMEHPEKGDDPDDYAAGITGFPQMEEDTILVTMRDGSTYQGTIENSRPPIPSLQTPSLHALSRKLINLKLTNPKHKHTKTTYPEPIIPKPTYPKSTYPESLHPKPTSLKPCKNPKSTHSEPLYPKPTNLMFCTNPAPRHLKPLHPKSTNLKLCINPKFVHPKPVHPKPANPKPTHPKSTHPEPVHLQPTICKTRKSKHPEHLHLKPTNFKP; encoded by the exons atgaggGATGGATCTACTCATATTGGACATGTGCAAGAATACCCCTATTGGATGGTGCCCGTATTTCTCAGGAATCATGAGCAACCTTTTCTGATGAATAAAGTTGTTGCTAATAGCCATCGATATGGAACTATGGAGCATCCAGAAAAAGGCGATGATCCGGATGATT aTGCAGCTGGAATAACGGGATTTCCCCAGATGGAGGAAGACACCATTCTCGTAACAATGAGAGATGGATCTACTTATCAGGGAACTATCG AAAATTCGAGGCCACCAATCCCAAGCCTACAGACCCCAAGCTTACATGCGCTTAGCCGCAAGCTCATAAACctcaaactcacaaaccccaagCACAAACACACCAAAACCACATATCCCGAACCGATAATCCCAAAACCCACATACCCGAAATCTACATACCCCGAATCCTTACACCCTAAGCCCACCAGCCTCAAGCCCTGCAAGAATCCCAAATCTACACACTCCGAACCCTTATACCCTAAACCCACCAACCTCATGTTCTGCACAAACCCGGCACCCAGGCACCTCAAACCCTTACACCCTAAATCCACCAACCTCAAGCTTTGCATAAACCCTAAATTCGTTCACCCTAAACCCGTACACCCCAAACCCGCAAACCCTAAGCCCACACACCCCAAATCTACACACCCCGAACCCGTACATCTTCAGCCCACAATCTGCAAAACCCGCAAATCTAAACACCCCGAACACTTACACCTCAAACCTACCAACTTCAAGCCCTGA